In Arachis hypogaea cultivar Tifrunner chromosome 17, arahy.Tifrunner.gnm2.J5K5, whole genome shotgun sequence, a single window of DNA contains:
- the LOC112766759 gene encoding vacuolar cation/proton exchanger 3 — translation MHILSYYSSQQGNNNNNTMQPSSSMENNDLENNNSNKGVSNNINGSGSGIFAKTPSMVVRKKSSSEDSIIVTNNSNGRMEMLRNFVTNLREVILGTKLAVLFPAVPLAVAADLYSFGRPWIFALSLIGLAPLAERVSFLTEQIAYYTGPTVGGLLNATCGNATEMIIALLALRKNKVDVVKFSLLGSILSNLLLVLGSSLLCGGLANLKREQRYDRKQADVNSLLLLLGLLCHLLPLLFRYALAGGSYSIATSTLQLSRASSVVMLIAYLAYIVFQLKTHRVIFDAQEEEDDEEKAVLGFWSSFSWLVIMTLVISVLSEYVVGTIEAASDSWGISVSFISLILLPIVGNAAEHAGAIIFAFKNKLDISLGVAMGSATQISMFVVPLSVIVAWIMGIRMDLDFNLLDTGCLALAILVTAFTLQDGTSHYLKGVVLTLCYIVIAACFFVLKTPFTDDPDIETKTSYHAVA, via the exons ATGCACATTCTAAGTTATTACTCATCACAACaaggcaataataataataatacaatgcAACCCTCATCCTCTATGGAAAACAATGATTTGGAGAACAACAATAGCAATAAGGGAGTTTCAAACAACATCAATGGTAGTGGTAGTGGTATTTTTGCAAAGACACCATCAATGGTGGTGAGAAAGAAGTCATCATCAGAAGATTCAATTATTGTCACAAACAATAGCAATGGTCGAATGGAAATGCTTAGGAATTTCGTGACAAATTTgagagaggtcattcttggaacTAAGCTTGCTGTGCTTTTTCCGGCAGTGCCTTTGGCTGTTGCTGCAGATTTGTATAGCTTTGGAAGG CCGTGGATATTTGCATTAAGCTTAATCGGACTTGCCCCGCTAGCAGAACGTGTCAGCTTCCTCACTGA GCAAATTGCCTACTACACTGGTCCAACAG TTGGAGGGCTTCTGAATGCTACATGTGGAAATGCAACGGAGATGATAATTGCATTATTAGCACTGCGCAAGAACAAAGTGGATGTTGTCAAGTTCTCCCTTTTGGGTTCCATTCTCTCGAACCTTCTTTTGGTTCTTGGTAGTTCACTCCTTTGTGGTGGCTTGGCCAACCTTAAGAGGGAGCAAAGATATGACAgg aaACAAGCAGATGTGAACTCACTGCTATTGTTGCTGGGGTTGCTGTGCCATTTGCTGCCATTACTGTTCAGATACGCATTAGCAGGGGGAAGTTATTCAATTGCCACTTCTACCCTTCAGTTATCAAGAGCAAGCAGTGTTGTCATGCTAATTGCATATCTTGCATATATTGTTTTCCAGTTAAAAACTCATCGAGTAATATTTGATGCACAAGAG gaagaagatgatgaagaaaagGCCGTTTTAGGATTTTGGAGTTCATTTTCATGGTTGGTTATTATGACATTGGTCATATCTGTGCTGTCCGAATATGTTGTGGGAACAAttgag GCTGCTTCAGATTCTTGGGGCATTTCGGTTAGCTTCATTAGCCTAATCTTGCTTCCAATTGTTGGGAACGCTGCTGAACATGCTGGTGCAATCATATTTGCTTTTAAGAACAAGTTG GACATATCTTTGGGCGTTGCTATGGGATCGGCAACTCAAATTTCCATGTTTGTG GTTCCATTAAGTGTGATTGTTGCATGGATAATGGGCATTCGAATGGATCTGGACTTCAATCTTCTTGACACAGGGTGTCTTGCTTTGGCAATTCTTGTTACGGCATTTACTTTACAG GATGGAACTTCACATTACTTGAAGGGAGTTGTTCTTACCCTATGTTACATTGTAATTGCTGCGTGCTTTTTTGTTCTCAAAACTCCATTTACCG ACGACCCTGACATCGAAACTAAAACATCCTATCATGCTGTGGCCTAA